From one Dehalococcoidia bacterium genomic stretch:
- the hemB gene encoding porphobilinogen synthase gives MTGFPLLRSRRLRQTEPLRALVRETRISVGDLVYPLFVVEGNGQKQEIATMPGIFRYSIDMLPGEIEGVAKLGIPAVILFGIPSNKDAFGSAAYHPRGVVQQAVRTVKQSVPELLIMTDVCLCEYTSHGHCGIVVDGYVDNDQTLKLLARTALSHAEAGADIVAPSDMMDGRVKAIREALDEGGFNHIPILSYAAKYASAFYGPFREAAESTPQFGDRRSYQMDPPNWREALREVEQDIAEGADMIMVKPALAYLDVLHRVRNAFNCPLAAYNVSGEFAMVKAAAQRGWIDERQTILEILTAIKRAGADFIITYHAKEAAPWV, from the coding sequence ATGACAGGCTTTCCTCTATTACGTTCTCGTCGTCTACGGCAGACGGAACCGCTACGGGCCTTAGTTCGGGAAACCCGCATCAGTGTAGGGGATCTGGTTTACCCCCTCTTTGTCGTAGAGGGCAACGGCCAAAAACAGGAAATAGCCACCATGCCAGGCATCTTTCGCTATTCTATAGATATGCTGCCCGGGGAGATTGAGGGAGTGGCTAAGCTCGGAATTCCAGCAGTGATCCTGTTTGGTATACCCAGCAATAAGGACGCGTTCGGCTCTGCGGCTTATCATCCCAGAGGGGTTGTTCAGCAAGCAGTACGCACCGTCAAGCAGTCGGTGCCGGAGCTACTGATAATGACCGACGTTTGTCTCTGTGAATATACAAGCCACGGTCACTGTGGAATTGTTGTAGATGGCTATGTCGATAACGACCAGACCCTGAAACTCCTGGCAAGAACGGCCCTATCCCATGCTGAGGCCGGTGCTGACATAGTGGCGCCATCCGATATGATGGATGGCAGGGTTAAGGCGATCCGGGAAGCACTGGATGAGGGGGGATTCAATCATATTCCCATTCTTTCCTACGCCGCAAAATATGCCTCCGCTTTCTACGGGCCCTTCCGCGAGGCCGCCGAATCCACGCCGCAGTTCGGCGACCGCCGCTCTTATCAGATGGATCCCCCTAACTGGCGAGAGGCTTTGAGGGAGGTAGAACAGGATATAGCCGAGGGCGCAGACATGATTATGGTAAAGCCTGCCTTGGCTTACCTGGATGTTCTGCATAGGGTGCGCAATGCCTTCAATTGCCCATTGGCTGCCTACAATGTCAGTGGCGAGTTCGCCATGGTTAAAGCAGCGGCGCAGCGCGGCTGGATAGATGAGAGACAGACGATACTCGAGATTCTAACCGCTATCAAGAGGGCAGGTGCGGACTTCATCATCACCTACCACGCCAAGGAGGCTGCTCCCTGGGTATGA
- the cobA gene encoding uroporphyrinogen-III C-methyltransferase yields the protein MKRGKVYLLGAGPGDPGLITTKGLDCLKHADVIVYDHLVDCSLLESARPDAEKIYVGKTPACHAWEQGDIDRLLVEKAKEGKTVARLKGGDPFILGRGGEEAEALARNQVSFQVICGVSSASAVPAYAGIPLTHRGLASSFAVVTGHEDPSKDRSSIAWEKLATAADTLVFLMGVANLSHIVRKLVDHGRAPTTPIALIREGCGPRQETVVGTLSDIVAKATQKGFSPPAVIVVGEVVRLREKLRWFDNTPLFGKRILVTRAEHQTSLMSRLLREKGAQPVKMPVIEIQAALHTDELDREILNLDNYQWIVFTSVNGVEAFFLRLSDLALDARCLKGIRIGAIGPATAKAITTYGILPDYVPTTYTSECLLSGIKDRVVAGSRVLLPRADIANRELAEGITQLGAEVHEIAIYRTIQANTDCSQGKQMLLSGKIDTVTFTSSSTVTNLLALLGTEIPSIGTAKVACIGPKTAATAEEMGLRVDIVAGENTIPGLVEAIEQYYRTGEGRST from the coding sequence GTGAAGCGTGGCAAGGTTTACCTCTTGGGAGCCGGACCCGGTGATCCAGGACTGATTACAACTAAGGGTCTCGATTGTCTCAAGCATGCTGATGTGATCGTATATGATCACTTGGTCGATTGCAGCCTTCTCGAGTCAGCCCGCCCTGACGCGGAAAAGATATACGTGGGTAAGACCCCTGCGTGCCACGCCTGGGAGCAAGGCGATATAGATCGCCTGCTGGTGGAGAAGGCAAAGGAGGGCAAGACGGTAGCGCGACTGAAGGGAGGGGACCCGTTCATCCTAGGGCGGGGAGGAGAGGAGGCGGAAGCCCTGGCACGGAACCAGGTCTCCTTTCAGGTGATATGCGGGGTATCATCGGCGTCGGCTGTCCCCGCCTATGCCGGCATCCCGCTTACACACCGCGGGCTGGCATCGTCTTTCGCCGTTGTTACCGGACACGAGGATCCCAGCAAAGACAGATCGAGCATTGCCTGGGAGAAGCTGGCTACGGCGGCGGACACCCTGGTCTTTCTTATGGGCGTGGCAAACCTGTCTCATATAGTTCGGAAACTGGTAGATCATGGCAGAGCTCCCACTACCCCAATTGCTCTTATCAGAGAGGGCTGTGGGCCCAGGCAGGAAACCGTTGTCGGCACGTTGTCCGACATAGTAGCCAAAGCGACGCAGAAAGGTTTCAGCCCTCCCGCAGTGATAGTGGTCGGAGAGGTGGTCAGGCTACGGGAAAAGCTCCGCTGGTTCGACAACACTCCCCTATTTGGCAAGCGCATCCTGGTCACCAGGGCAGAGCATCAGACCAGCCTAATGAGCAGACTTCTCAGGGAGAAGGGCGCCCAGCCAGTTAAAATGCCCGTAATCGAGATTCAGGCTGCACTACACACAGACGAACTGGATCGAGAAATCCTTAATCTGGACAATTATCAATGGATAGTCTTCACCAGTGTCAATGGTGTAGAGGCATTCTTCCTGCGGTTATCTGATCTGGCTCTCGATGCCCGATGTCTCAAGGGCATCAGGATCGGCGCTATCGGCCCAGCAACCGCAAAGGCGATAACTACATATGGGATACTCCCTGACTACGTTCCCACTACCTATACCAGTGAGTGCTTATTGTCTGGTATCAAAGATAGAGTGGTCGCTGGTTCTCGTGTTCTACTCCCTCGTGCTGACATAGCGAATAGGGAGCTGGCTGAAGGGATCACCCAGCTCGGAGCAGAGGTGCACGAGATAGCTATTTACAGGACCATCCAGGCAAATACAGATTGTTCCCAAGGAAAACAGATGCTCTTATCTGGAAAAATTGACACGGTTACCTTTACCAGCTCCTCAACTGTGACCAATTTACTAGCTTTGCTGGGTACCGAGATCCCTTCAATAGGAACGGCTAAGGTTGCTTGCATCGGGCCAAAGACAGCGGCTACGGCTGAAGAAATGGGATTGAGAGTGGACATAGTTGCCGGGGAAAACACGATCCCCGGATTAGTGGAGGCTATAGAACAGTACTACCGTACAGGTGAAGGGAGGAGCACATGA
- a CDS encoding bifunctional precorrin-2 dehydrogenase/sirohydrochlorin ferrochelatase, producing the protein MNGHEQASPYYPIFLNIRGRKCVVVGGGQVALRKVNALLKHGASVEVISADPCQELGKLAERGEVHLLSRDYAQGDLVDALIAIAATDNGKTNEEVAAEAKGRGILINVVDDPHRSDFIVPSHLSRGDVTIAVSTGGRSPALARKIRANLEKDFGTEYASLAVLVSEVRSELKRRGITVESDDWQEVLDLDPLIDMVQAGRIEEVKAILLTNLEKLGRRES; encoded by the coding sequence ATGAATGGACACGAGCAAGCATCTCCCTACTACCCGATTTTTCTGAATATCAGGGGCAGGAAATGTGTGGTGGTCGGTGGTGGGCAGGTCGCCCTTCGCAAGGTAAATGCGCTTCTTAAGCACGGGGCCAGCGTCGAGGTGATCAGCGCCGACCCTTGTCAAGAGCTGGGTAAGCTGGCTGAGAGGGGGGAAGTGCACCTTCTTTCCAGAGATTATGCCCAGGGTGATCTGGTGGATGCCCTCATTGCTATAGCCGCTACCGACAACGGCAAAACGAACGAGGAAGTAGCTGCAGAAGCCAAGGGAAGAGGAATTCTGATTAATGTAGTAGATGATCCCCATCGCTCTGATTTTATTGTTCCCTCGCATCTTAGCCGCGGCGATGTTACGATCGCCGTCTCTACCGGGGGGAGGAGCCCGGCACTGGCGCGGAAAATCCGAGCCAATTTAGAGAAAGACTTCGGTACTGAATATGCCTCTTTGGCCGTACTGGTCAGTGAGGTTCGATCTGAATTGAAGAGAAGAGGGATTACGGTTGAAAGCGATGACTGGCAAGAGGTCCTAGATCTGGACCCGTTAATAGACATGGTGCAGGCAGGCCGAATTGAGGAAGTGAAAGCGATCCTCCTAACCAATCTAGAGAAGCTGGGACGAAGGGAGTCATGA
- a CDS encoding helix-turn-helix domain-containing protein gives MPRLKSLSQRSQISISEASRLLGVSETTLRQWTDDGKIRAFITPGGHRRYSRVELHQFMGSQKRVHTIKDLVTELEHAAPLHREIAHTLFSSTSWYKELDSESQQHLAEAGRRLLNLVIKYITEPLKREENVELVRDVGSDFGETLAKLGLSLTDSIEAFIQHRDPVVNAATRLMKGREALNERAIEAIPLVSHVMDEALVSLITAYEKNRNTLRHSNNRGNDL, from the coding sequence ATGCCAAGACTAAAATCTTTGAGCCAACGATCACAGATCAGTATAAGTGAAGCTAGTCGCCTTCTCGGGGTTAGCGAAACAACGCTACGCCAGTGGACCGATGACGGTAAGATTAGGGCTTTTATTACACCCGGCGGTCACCGCCGCTACTCCAGAGTGGAGCTACATCAGTTTATGGGGTCGCAAAAAAGGGTGCACACCATTAAGGACTTAGTCACCGAGCTAGAGCATGCTGCGCCATTACACCGCGAAATTGCCCATACGCTATTCAGTTCAACTTCGTGGTATAAAGAGCTTGACAGCGAATCCCAGCAACATTTGGCTGAGGCTGGCAGGCGACTCCTTAACCTTGTTATCAAATACATAACCGAGCCGCTTAAACGAGAGGAGAACGTTGAGCTTGTCCGAGACGTTGGGAGTGACTTTGGTGAGACACTGGCAAAGCTAGGGCTATCACTCACCGATTCCATCGAGGCTTTCATTCAGCACCGTGATCCAGTAGTAAATGCGGCTACTCGCCTCATGAAAGGTAGGGAGGCGCTGAATGAGCGCGCAATCGAGGCTATACCCCTCGTAAGTCACGTTATGGACGAAGCTCTAGTCTCGCTGATAACGGCGTACGAGAAAAATCGAAATACACTCCGACATAGCAACAATAGAGGCAATGACCTGTGA
- a CDS encoding AsnC family transcriptional regulator encodes MKTGLNDIAGLDDIDRGLINLIQAEFPLVREPFSDLGLQLGISAGQVIHRIERLKTVGIVRQIGPVFHAGSLGYRTTLVAMRVPESRLDNAARVISEHPGVSHCYQRDNRFNLWFTLALPHRVDMKSELRKLNGLICADDILDLPALKVFKIGVYFDMHGNGEALPDTGIDYNRSSHIDDQLSPADRALINELQQDLPLLERPFDLLSARLHMDVNEFLNRFRSLKQRGLMRRFGASIKHNRIGFVANAMACWIVPPDIVDKVGRKLAAFREVSHCYERRTNSLWPYNLFAMIHGRTKEACQGVVSQVSRQTGCKDNVVLFSVREFKKVRIRYQV; translated from the coding sequence TTGAAAACAGGCCTTAATGATATTGCAGGCCTTGATGATATTGATAGAGGGCTGATTAACCTGATACAGGCTGAATTCCCTCTCGTCAGGGAGCCCTTTTCCGATTTAGGGCTGCAGCTGGGTATTAGCGCAGGGCAGGTAATCCATAGAATCGAGAGGCTGAAGACCGTGGGAATCGTTCGTCAGATAGGCCCTGTCTTCCATGCCGGGAGCCTGGGCTACCGTACTACCCTTGTAGCAATGAGGGTCCCTGAGAGCAGGCTGGATAATGCTGCTCGGGTTATAAGCGAACACCCCGGAGTCAGCCATTGCTACCAACGTGATAACCGTTTCAATCTGTGGTTCACCCTGGCCCTTCCTCACAGGGTGGATATGAAGAGCGAGCTGCGGAAATTAAACGGTCTCATTTGTGCCGACGATATTCTCGATCTACCGGCACTGAAGGTTTTCAAAATAGGGGTCTATTTTGATATGCATGGGAACGGTGAAGCGCTGCCGGACACCGGCATCGATTATAACAGGTCATCACATATAGACGACCAGTTGTCGCCCGCCGACCGTGCATTGATCAACGAGCTGCAGCAGGACCTACCCCTCTTGGAGAGGCCCTTTGACCTGTTATCAGCGAGGCTGCACATGGATGTGAATGAATTCCTGAATCGCTTTCGCTCTCTAAAGCAGCGCGGCTTAATGCGACGCTTTGGTGCCTCCATAAAGCACAACAGAATTGGTTTCGTGGCAAACGCTATGGCCTGCTGGATAGTTCCACCGGACATAGTGGACAAGGTGGGAAGAAAGCTGGCAGCCTTTCGGGAGGTCAGTCATTGCTACGAACGGAGAACCAATTCGCTCTGGCCGTATAACCTCTTCGCCATGATCCATGGGCGTACCAAAGAAGCCTGCCAGGGCGTGGTGAGCCAAGTATCCCGTCAGACCGGCTGTAAGGACAACGTAGTGCTATTCAGCGTTAGAGAATTCAAGAAGGTGAGAATAAGGTATCAAGTATGA
- the hemC gene encoding hydroxymethylbilane synthase: MRKGIVIGSRGSKLAQIQAESVLAKLQELNPELEFTLDIIVTRGDREHKVPMDRMAGVGVFVKELEEALLDGRIDLAIHSLKDIPTEIPNRLSLAAVVERLDPRDVLVSKTTRLSELAPGSRVGTGSLRRAIQVLSYRPDLEICSIRGNIDTRLRKVSSGELDSVILAAAAMIRLGYEERITEYLSPEHFLPSVGQGALGIEIRSCDQHIAELVSVLNHHPTQCSVVAERAFLRSLGGGCRAPIAALGTLNSDTLRLDGMVAGTTGQSIISSSEEGNISSPEQVGIRLAQKILAMGASQLIREAKVR, encoded by the coding sequence GTGAGGAAGGGCATCGTCATTGGTTCCCGGGGCAGCAAGCTTGCTCAAATTCAAGCTGAAAGCGTGTTAGCCAAACTGCAAGAGCTGAATCCTGAGCTTGAGTTCACCCTCGACATAATAGTAACCAGAGGTGACCGCGAGCATAAGGTCCCTATGGATCGGATGGCAGGTGTGGGGGTATTTGTAAAGGAACTGGAGGAGGCCCTACTGGATGGCCGAATCGACCTAGCAATTCATAGCCTTAAGGATATACCCACTGAAATCCCCAACAGGCTATCCTTGGCAGCAGTTGTAGAGAGGCTCGATCCCAGGGATGTTCTGGTATCGAAAACCACCAGGCTCTCCGAGCTGGCACCAGGTTCACGAGTAGGCACGGGGAGCTTGCGGCGTGCCATTCAGGTGCTCAGCTATCGCCCTGACTTGGAAATATGTAGCATCAGGGGAAATATTGATACCCGACTGCGGAAGGTGTCCTCTGGTGAACTTGACAGCGTTATACTGGCTGCTGCGGCCATGATCCGTCTTGGCTATGAGGAAAGGATAACGGAATACCTATCTCCAGAGCACTTTCTTCCGTCGGTAGGACAAGGAGCGCTGGGGATAGAGATACGCTCGTGTGACCAGCACATAGCCGAGCTCGTTTCCGTACTCAATCACCACCCCACCCAGTGCAGCGTCGTTGCCGAGCGTGCCTTTCTCCGATCCCTGGGCGGCGGCTGTCGTGCCCCGATAGCAGCGCTGGGCACACTTAATAGCGATACCCTCAGGCTTGACGGAATGGTGGCTGGCACCACTGGCCAGTCAATTATAAGCAGCTCTGAGGAAGGAAACATCTCTAGCCCCGAGCAGGTAGGAATCCGGCTGGCTCAAAAGATACTTGCAATGGGTGCATCACAACTCATCAGAGAGGCGAAAGTCCGGTGA
- the hemL gene encoding glutamate-1-semialdehyde 2,1-aminomutase, which translates to MKDSKRSRELFDEAKRYLPGGVNSPVRAFKAINICPLFIKRGQGSRICDEDGNEFIDYVCSWGPLILGHSHPQVVKALKKAVEQGTSFGAPTELETTLAEMVCTAMPAIEMIRFVNSGTEATMSAIRLARAFTGRDRIVKFAGCYHGHSDGLLAKSGSGVATLGIPDSPGVPSSYTRDTLVVPYNDTNAVRHLFEHYPKEIAAVIVEPVAANMGVVPPRPGFLEGLRVLTEKCGALLIFDEVVTGFRLAYEGAQALYGITPDLTCLGKVIGGGLPIGAYGGKREIMEMVAPMGPVYQAGTLSGNPLAMTAGIETLKVLSRPGVYRQLEAMSSALEEGIAAASTSAKVPVHTSRVGSILTAFFTDEPIFDFESAKRADARLFGLFFQQLLEEGIYWPPSQFEAAFVSVAHSSEDIQITVKAIDRALHSLASAR; encoded by the coding sequence ATGAAGGATTCAAAGCGTTCAAGAGAGCTCTTTGATGAAGCCAAACGCTATTTGCCCGGGGGTGTCAATAGCCCGGTACGAGCCTTTAAGGCAATTAATATATGCCCCCTCTTCATTAAACGTGGCCAGGGTTCCCGAATCTGCGATGAGGACGGCAACGAATTTATAGACTACGTTTGTTCCTGGGGCCCATTAATCCTGGGACATTCCCACCCCCAAGTGGTGAAGGCGCTCAAGAAGGCGGTAGAGCAAGGTACAAGCTTTGGCGCTCCCACTGAGCTTGAGACCACGCTGGCAGAAATGGTCTGCACGGCTATGCCTGCTATTGAAATGATTCGCTTTGTTAACTCAGGCACAGAAGCTACCATGAGTGCCATACGTCTGGCCAGAGCCTTCACCGGCAGAGACAGAATAGTGAAGTTCGCCGGGTGCTACCATGGACATTCAGACGGACTTCTCGCCAAGTCCGGCTCTGGAGTAGCTACATTAGGGATACCAGATAGCCCCGGAGTGCCATCGAGCTATACTCGTGATACGCTCGTAGTTCCGTACAATGATACAAATGCCGTTAGGCACTTATTCGAGCACTATCCAAAAGAGATTGCGGCTGTAATAGTCGAGCCAGTTGCCGCTAACATGGGAGTAGTCCCACCCCGGCCTGGATTCTTGGAAGGCCTTCGTGTATTAACCGAAAAGTGCGGGGCTCTACTCATATTCGATGAGGTGGTCACTGGTTTTCGCCTGGCTTATGAAGGGGCGCAGGCCCTCTATGGAATAACACCAGATTTAACCTGTCTGGGAAAGGTTATTGGTGGCGGGTTACCAATAGGAGCTTATGGTGGCAAGCGAGAGATTATGGAGATGGTAGCACCAATGGGGCCAGTTTATCAGGCAGGTACGCTGTCCGGTAATCCCTTGGCTATGACAGCGGGAATAGAGACGCTCAAGGTTTTAAGCCGACCAGGGGTTTACAGGCAACTGGAAGCCATGTCATCTGCTTTAGAAGAGGGCATAGCCGCGGCTTCGACCAGCGCGAAGGTACCTGTGCATACATCACGCGTAGGCTCGATCCTGACTGCTTTCTTCACCGATGAACCAATATTTGATTTCGAATCAGCGAAGCGGGCAGATGCGCGGCTCTTTGGCCTGTTCTTCCAACAGCTATTAGAAGAAGGCATCTACTGGCCCCCCTCTCAATTTGAAGCTGCTTTTGTCTCCGTTGCTCATTCCAGCGAAGATATTCAGATTACAGTTAAAGCTATAGACAGGGCACTCCACTCTCTTGCTTCTGCTCGCTAG
- the hemA gene encoding glutamyl-tRNA reductase, whose translation MKPVASYLCLVGVNHSTTTVATRERLAISTSQLGDALVSLGSYVGKGVILSTCNRTEIYTVNGDSSYAKQASIDFLKTYSNISGADLRHYVYAYRDKEAIEHLFRVASGLDSMIIGEFEILGQVGRALEAAEKVRTVNFPLRNLFRNAIRTGRLVRDETLISRNALSVSSVAVDLAIGVIGNLSNRRILVIGASEAGMLVAKAARERGARYIAVTARSEERASTLAAMLGGRSAAISDIKAELSTSDVVISCTGAPHLVLDLNLVKEAMETRPKLPLVIIDIAVPRDVDPAVEQINNVFLYNIDHLSEVSDSNRELREKEIRGASAIVETQADKFFRWWQALEVRPTVSALVNKAEEIRLRQLNITFKKLQGLSDEERASLESMTKAIVRKILHEPIQCLKENAHKEESYTELVRDLFGLEGEKRE comes from the coding sequence GTGAAGCCAGTTGCTTCCTATCTTTGCTTGGTCGGCGTAAATCACAGCACAACGACGGTTGCGACCCGCGAGAGGCTGGCTATCAGCACCAGCCAGCTCGGCGATGCCCTGGTTTCGCTAGGTAGCTATGTGGGCAAAGGCGTTATTCTCTCCACATGCAACCGGACTGAGATTTACACTGTGAACGGCGATAGCAGTTATGCAAAGCAAGCCAGCATCGACTTCCTAAAAACTTATTCAAACATCTCCGGCGCTGACCTGCGACACTATGTTTATGCGTATAGGGATAAAGAGGCCATAGAGCATCTTTTTCGCGTGGCTTCCGGGCTCGACTCAATGATAATCGGCGAGTTTGAGATCCTTGGACAGGTGGGGCGAGCATTGGAGGCTGCTGAAAAGGTGCGAACGGTAAATTTTCCCTTACGCAATCTCTTCCGGAACGCTATCCGCACAGGCAGGCTGGTTAGGGACGAGACCTTGATTAGCAGAAATGCGCTTTCGGTCAGTTCCGTGGCGGTAGACCTGGCAATAGGAGTTATCGGTAACCTCAGCAACCGTAGAATTCTGGTTATCGGCGCTAGCGAAGCTGGCATGTTAGTGGCCAAAGCAGCCAGAGAAAGGGGTGCTCGCTATATAGCTGTTACCGCCCGATCAGAAGAGAGAGCTTCAACTCTAGCAGCGATGCTGGGGGGGAGATCAGCTGCCATTAGCGATATAAAAGCTGAGTTGAGCACCTCAGACGTAGTCATTAGCTGTACCGGAGCACCACATCTAGTATTGGATCTTAACCTTGTGAAAGAGGCCATGGAAACTCGCCCAAAGCTTCCTCTTGTGATCATTGATATTGCAGTTCCCCGGGATGTGGATCCGGCGGTTGAGCAAATAAATAATGTATTCCTGTACAACATTGACCACCTTAGCGAGGTTTCAGATTCAAACCGTGAGCTGAGAGAGAAGGAAATCCGTGGTGCTTCAGCGATCGTAGAGACACAGGCAGATAAGTTCTTCCGGTGGTGGCAGGCTCTGGAGGTGAGGCCTACGGTGAGCGCCCTGGTAAATAAGGCTGAGGAGATACGCCTTCGCCAATTGAACATAACCTTCAAGAAGCTTCAGGGGCTGTCCGACGAGGAGCGAGCTAGCCTGGAATCCATGACTAAGGCAATCGTAAGGAAAATACTCCATGAACCAATACAGTGCCTCAAGGAAAATGCCCACAAAGAAGAAAGCTATACTGAATTGGTCCGTGATCTTTTCGGTCTGGAGGGGGAGAAGCGAGAGTGA
- a CDS encoding radical SAM protein, which translates to MREVAFRRGRPNPTDKIQPSLKLVAWEITRSCNLFCAHCRASAGYGHYEGELSTEECLRLIDEILEVGRPILILSGGEPLLRQDLFEIARYAVTKGLRVVMGSNGTLITEETAARLKDVPVSRIGVSVDFPVPELQDKFRGKAGAFEAAVAGIAEARKAGIDVQINCTVTRMNARYLDDLLDLALRVGAVAFHPFMLVPTGRGKGLRAEELSPQEYERILNWIYDKQMELGDSMFFKPTDAPHYMRVIVQRDAKIEPDKPKTADTHGPMASLTRGCLAGIGYCFVSHRGRVQGCGYLDVEAGNIRKESFGKIWEGSPLFRELRDLSNIKGKCGVCEYKRVCGGCRARAYEATGDYLAAEPYCIYEPGALQRQTKAVSEGAQVENRP; encoded by the coding sequence GTGAGAGAAGTAGCGTTCAGAAGGGGTCGTCCCAATCCCACGGACAAGATTCAACCCAGCTTGAAACTGGTGGCCTGGGAGATTACTCGAAGCTGCAATCTGTTTTGCGCTCACTGCCGGGCGTCGGCGGGCTATGGCCATTACGAGGGCGAGCTTTCGACTGAGGAATGCCTCCGCCTCATCGATGAGATCCTCGAAGTGGGTAGGCCAATCTTGATCCTCAGCGGTGGCGAGCCGTTGCTACGCCAAGATCTATTCGAGATTGCCCGATATGCCGTGACCAAGGGACTACGAGTTGTCATGGGCAGCAACGGTACGCTCATCACCGAGGAGACTGCTGCCCGTTTAAAGGATGTCCCGGTATCACGAATTGGGGTGAGCGTAGACTTCCCAGTTCCCGAACTGCAGGATAAATTCCGGGGCAAGGCAGGTGCATTTGAAGCTGCTGTGGCAGGTATAGCCGAGGCCCGTAAAGCAGGCATCGACGTTCAGATTAATTGCACGGTTACCAGGATGAATGCCCGCTACCTGGATGACCTGCTCGATTTGGCGCTAAGAGTGGGGGCTGTTGCTTTTCACCCCTTCATGCTGGTACCAACGGGGCGGGGCAAGGGGCTCAGAGCAGAGGAGCTTAGCCCTCAAGAATATGAGCGGATATTGAATTGGATATATGATAAACAAATGGAACTGGGAGACAGTATGTTCTTCAAGCCTACAGACGCGCCCCACTACATGCGGGTCATAGTGCAGAGGGATGCAAAGATTGAGCCCGATAAACCCAAAACTGCCGACACGCATGGTCCTATGGCATCGCTCACCCGCGGCTGCCTGGCCGGTATAGGCTATTGCTTCGTCTCTCACCGAGGGAGGGTACAGGGATGCGGGTACCTCGATGTAGAGGCCGGCAACATTAGAAAGGAAAGCTTCGGCAAGATCTGGGAAGGTTCGCCCCTATTTCGTGAGTTGAGAGATCTCTCCAACATTAAAGGGAAATGTGGTGTCTGTGAGTATAAAAGGGTATGTGGTGGGTGCAGAGCTAGAGCGTATGAAGCCACAGGGGACTACCTGGCTGCGGAGCCATACTGCATCTATGAGCCGGGCGCACTGCAAAGACAGACAAAGGCAGTCAGCGAGGGAGCACAGGTTGAAAACAGGCCTTAA
- a CDS encoding radical SAM protein produces MISISRLLCDHVGPDDHLRYGHKELSLPSNGFSPPIVVWNCTRQCNLHCIHCYASATSRGHPEEMDTGEGKALIRDLADFGVPVLLFSGGEPLLREDIFELAGFAQDQGVIPVLSTNGTLITEPVARKMRSVDFREVGISLDGIGADNDRFRGKRGAYQATLQGIRSCIALGQRVSLRLTITRSNYEDIPAIFRLVEQEGIDRICFYHLAYAGRAEGMRKDDLGPSETRAVIDMICKHTLELNKRGHRKEILTVGNHADGVYLYLKLKNQDPQRASRVLALLRANGGNNSGIRIGAVDNLGNVHPDQFWWHYSLGNVRQRKFGDIWMDTSEPLMRGLKDRKGLLRGRCGQCQHLDLCNGNLRVRGEAVFGDVWAEDPACYLTDEEIGLTQ; encoded by the coding sequence GTGATCTCCATCTCCCGGCTACTTTGTGACCACGTTGGGCCAGATGACCACCTTCGCTACGGTCACAAAGAGCTTAGTTTGCCATCAAATGGTTTCTCACCTCCCATTGTTGTTTGGAACTGTACTAGGCAATGCAACCTGCATTGCATCCATTGCTACGCTAGTGCCACCAGCCGAGGACATCCCGAAGAGATGGACACCGGGGAGGGAAAGGCACTCATTCGTGACCTGGCGGATTTCGGCGTGCCCGTGCTCCTGTTCTCCGGAGGTGAGCCGCTACTTAGAGAAGACATCTTTGAACTGGCGGGGTTTGCTCAAGACCAAGGAGTAATTCCTGTCCTTTCCACCAATGGAACCCTTATTACAGAGCCGGTAGCCAGAAAGATGCGCAGCGTCGATTTTAGAGAAGTTGGGATCAGCTTAGACGGCATCGGGGCGGACAACGACCGCTTTCGCGGTAAAAGGGGCGCCTACCAGGCAACCCTCCAGGGCATCCGAAGCTGCATAGCCCTGGGGCAACGGGTTTCTCTTAGGTTAACTATTACTCGCTCCAACTATGAGGATATACCAGCCATTTTCAGATTGGTAGAACAGGAAGGTATTGATCGGATTTGTTTTTATCATCTCGCCTATGCAGGTAGAGCAGAGGGAATGAGAAAGGATGACCTGGGCCCCTCTGAGACCAGAGCTGTAATAGACATGATATGTAAGCATACCCTGGAGCTTAATAAACGTGGACATCGAAAGGAAATCCTAACCGTGGGCAATCATGCTGATGGCGTTTACCTCTACCTCAAGTTAAAGAATCAAGATCCCCAGCGTGCTAGTAGGGTCTTGGCTCTACTTAGAGCAAATGGGGGCAATAACTCAGGCATCCGAATTGGGGCGGTAGATAATTTGGGAAATGTTCACCCCGATCAATTCTGGTGGCATTACTCTCTGGGGAACGTGCGCCAGCGAAAATTCGGCGATATATGGATGGATACCTCTGAACCACTGATGCGGGGGCTAAAGGATAGGAAGGGGCTGCTGAGAGGCCGCTGTGGCCAGTGTCAGCACCTCGACCTTTGCAACGGAAACCTGCGGGTCCGAGGGGAGGCGGTTTTCGGTGATGTCTGGGCAGAAGACCCAGCATGCTATCTAACTGATGAGGAGATTGGATTGACCCAGTGA